One genomic window of Micromonospora sp. WMMD1128 includes the following:
- a CDS encoding ABC transporter ATP-binding protein: protein MAEQTLPAGAGTVTDSGRVPTVVVDDVHVIYRIHKGASSGTTPVSALKRLASRTKAPNIREVHAVKGVSFTAYEGEAIGLIGSNGSGKSTLLRTIAGLLPPARGAVYTHGQPSLLGVNAALLNDLSGERNVVLGCLAMGMAPDEVKRLTPEIIEFSGINERGDFASLPMRTYSSGMGARLRFAIAAAKKHDVLLIDEALATGDRKFRARSEQRVRELRASAGTVFLVSHSIGSIRDTCERTIWLESGVLKMDGPTKEVCDAYENQK from the coding sequence GTGGCTGAGCAGACCCTGCCGGCGGGCGCCGGCACCGTGACCGACTCGGGCCGGGTCCCCACCGTCGTGGTGGACGACGTGCACGTGATCTACCGGATCCACAAGGGCGCGTCCAGCGGCACCACCCCGGTCTCCGCGCTGAAGCGCCTCGCCTCCCGCACCAAGGCGCCGAACATCCGCGAGGTGCACGCCGTCAAGGGCGTGAGCTTCACCGCCTACGAGGGCGAGGCGATCGGCCTGATCGGCAGCAACGGCTCCGGCAAGTCGACGCTGCTGCGGACCATCGCCGGCCTGCTCCCGCCCGCCCGCGGCGCGGTCTACACCCACGGCCAGCCGTCCCTGCTCGGCGTGAACGCCGCGCTGCTCAACGACCTCTCCGGCGAGCGCAACGTGGTGCTCGGCTGCCTCGCCATGGGCATGGCGCCGGACGAGGTCAAGCGGCTCACCCCGGAGATCATCGAGTTCTCCGGCATCAACGAGCGCGGCGACTTCGCCTCACTGCCGATGCGCACCTACTCCTCCGGCATGGGCGCCCGGCTGCGCTTCGCCATCGCCGCGGCCAAGAAGCACGACGTGCTCCTGATCGACGAGGCGCTCGCCACCGGCGACCGGAAGTTCCGCGCCCGCAGCGAACAGCGGGTCCGCGAACTACGCGCGAGCGCCGGCACGGTCTTCCTGGTCAGCCACTCGATCGGCTCGATCCGGGACACCTGCGAGCGGACCATCTGGCTGGAGAGCGGCGTGCTGAAGATGGACGGCCCCACCAAAGAGGTCTGCGACGCGTACGAGAACCAGAAGTAG
- a CDS encoding glycosyltransferase family 4 protein, producing the protein MLVDNGVHGDSRVQKTARSAAEAGWEVILLGILGKASPEETWSIGGAQVRLLTVPRPLAQHPLHLRRSLRRPLAYRPGRYATQRLNALKARRLELRQRQAHLDEVRRAGSRGRYLVGRALLLPARASTKIRTRWARLRSGELKRLRANQQNPDLPLTKLSIRFWQTVMGPRSWRRLDPGLWDYEFAFGPVIDDLKPDLIHANDFRMAGVGVRAAERARARGRATRVVWDAHEYVAGVLGRPDNPRWLPAQIAYTAEHAPRADAVVTVSSTLAELLREVHDLPALPDVVLNAPARVADDARHDTPVPDLRARCGIGPDTPLLVYCGGVNPSRGLDTMVDALTQLPDVHIALVTLHPSGNNAQSEAVRERAVQAGVGDRVHLMPYVPHWQVSEFLAPADAGVIPIHHKPNHELALITKFLEYSHARLPIVVSDVRTMAETVRSTGQGEVFRAEDVPDYVRAVREVLADPKRYRQAYDRPGLLDGWTWEAQAAVLDGVYRRLRPDVAPPVRQPADPVLH; encoded by the coding sequence ATGTTGGTCGACAACGGGGTGCACGGCGACTCCCGGGTGCAGAAGACGGCGCGCTCCGCCGCCGAAGCCGGGTGGGAGGTGATCCTGCTCGGGATTCTCGGCAAAGCGTCACCGGAGGAGACCTGGAGCATCGGCGGCGCGCAGGTGCGGCTGCTCACGGTGCCGCGACCGCTGGCCCAGCACCCGCTGCACCTGCGCCGGTCGCTGCGCCGCCCACTGGCGTACCGGCCGGGCCGCTACGCCACCCAACGGCTGAACGCGCTCAAGGCCCGACGGCTGGAGCTGAGGCAGCGCCAGGCGCACCTGGACGAGGTCCGCCGGGCCGGGTCGCGGGGGCGTTACCTCGTCGGCAGGGCGCTGCTGCTGCCCGCCCGTGCCAGCACCAAGATCCGCACCCGGTGGGCGCGGCTGCGCTCCGGCGAGCTGAAGCGGCTGCGCGCCAACCAGCAGAACCCGGACCTGCCGCTGACCAAGCTGTCGATCCGGTTCTGGCAGACGGTGATGGGGCCGCGGTCCTGGCGGCGGCTCGACCCCGGCCTGTGGGACTACGAGTTCGCCTTCGGCCCGGTGATCGACGACCTCAAGCCCGACCTGATCCACGCCAACGACTTCCGGATGGCCGGCGTCGGCGTCCGCGCCGCCGAACGGGCCCGGGCGCGCGGCCGGGCCACCCGGGTCGTCTGGGACGCCCACGAGTACGTCGCCGGCGTCCTCGGCCGACCCGACAACCCGCGCTGGCTGCCCGCGCAGATCGCCTACACGGCGGAGCACGCCCCCCGGGCCGACGCGGTGGTGACCGTCTCCTCGACACTGGCCGAGCTGCTGCGGGAGGTGCACGACCTCCCGGCGCTGCCGGACGTGGTCCTGAACGCCCCGGCCCGGGTCGCCGACGACGCCCGGCACGACACGCCCGTGCCGGACCTGCGCGCGCGGTGCGGCATCGGCCCGGACACCCCGCTGCTCGTCTACTGCGGTGGGGTGAACCCGTCCCGGGGCCTGGACACCATGGTGGACGCCCTGACGCAGCTCCCGGACGTGCACATCGCGCTCGTCACGCTGCACCCGAGCGGCAACAACGCCCAGTCCGAGGCGGTGCGGGAACGCGCCGTGCAGGCCGGGGTCGGTGACCGGGTGCACCTGATGCCGTACGTGCCGCACTGGCAGGTGTCGGAGTTCCTCGCACCGGCCGACGCCGGGGTCATCCCGATCCACCACAAGCCCAACCACGAGCTCGCCCTGATCACGAAGTTCCTGGAATATTCGCACGCCCGGCTGCCGATCGTGGTCAGCGACGTACGCACGATGGCCGAGACGGTCCGCTCCACCGGCCAGGGCGAGGTGTTCCGCGCCGAGGACGTCCCCGACTACGTGCGGGCCGTGCGGGAGGTGCTGGCCGACCCGAAGCGTTACCGCCAGGCGTACGACCGCCCGGGGCTGCTGGACGGCTGGACCTGGGAGGCTCAGGCGGCCGTGCTCGACGGCGTCTACCGCCGGCTGCGGCCGGACGTCGCGCCGCCGGTGCGCCAGCCGGCGGATCCGGTGTTGCACTGA
- a CDS encoding glycosyltransferase, whose translation MRHSLPSALGRLNRVVRPRSRGDARPHVIYLAIGFPPAAKSSAYRLRETANQFAALDWDVTVVTICEEAWEREYGLDHSLSAGVDPRIRVVELPLVREDLETDIRNFSEARSLRPREWIEQQRKRDLAVFPEPVFGGWRFALEKAVLRIHREHPADLLVASCAPYVNLAPAWRLWEEHRVPYVVDFRDGWSLDVITGEAAFPESSPAGRWEKKVLEQAGAIWCVNDPIARFYQERYPSRADRVRVVRNGFDPDGVPAVEHRADPEAGLTFGYLGSINFSPVLLDEVLTGWRMARRDDPLIARSTFEVRGHIGAGALREANAHMEMLRAAEPDGVVFGGPVAKADVAGTYARWDALVLMLVGGAYVTSGKVYEYAASGLPVLSAHEVDHDAARVLAGHPLWTGAVGLEPVRLAESFRAAGRLAVSATEADRSAARAHAHRFTRGAQLMPAVRAATELAAVPNPPTGTVATGGGRS comes from the coding sequence ATGCGCCATTCCCTCCCCTCCGCGCTGGGCCGCCTGAACCGTGTCGTCCGTCCCCGTTCCCGGGGCGACGCCCGGCCGCACGTCATCTACCTCGCCATCGGCTTCCCGCCGGCGGCGAAGAGTTCCGCCTACCGGCTGCGGGAGACCGCCAACCAGTTCGCCGCGCTCGACTGGGACGTCACCGTCGTGACCATCTGCGAGGAGGCGTGGGAACGCGAGTACGGGCTGGACCACAGCCTGTCCGCCGGCGTCGACCCGCGGATCCGGGTGGTCGAGCTTCCGCTGGTCCGCGAGGACCTGGAGACGGACATCCGCAACTTCTCCGAGGCCCGTTCGCTGCGCCCCCGGGAGTGGATCGAGCAGCAGCGCAAGCGGGACCTGGCGGTCTTCCCCGAGCCGGTGTTCGGCGGGTGGCGCTTCGCGCTCGAGAAGGCGGTGCTGCGGATCCACCGCGAGCACCCGGCCGACCTGCTGGTGGCCAGTTGCGCGCCGTACGTGAACCTGGCGCCCGCCTGGCGGCTGTGGGAGGAGCACCGGGTGCCCTACGTGGTGGACTTCCGCGACGGCTGGTCGCTCGACGTCATCACCGGCGAGGCGGCGTTCCCGGAGAGTTCACCGGCGGGGCGGTGGGAGAAGAAGGTGCTGGAGCAGGCGGGTGCGATCTGGTGTGTCAACGACCCGATCGCCCGCTTCTACCAGGAGCGCTACCCGTCCCGGGCGGACCGGGTGCGGGTGGTGCGCAACGGCTTCGACCCCGACGGGGTGCCGGCGGTTGAGCACCGGGCCGACCCGGAGGCGGGCCTCACCTTCGGCTACCTCGGATCGATCAACTTCTCGCCGGTCCTGCTGGACGAGGTCCTCACCGGCTGGCGGATGGCGCGGCGCGACGATCCGCTGATCGCCCGCAGCACGTTCGAGGTGCGGGGCCACATCGGCGCGGGCGCGCTGCGTGAGGCGAACGCCCACATGGAGATGCTGCGGGCCGCCGAGCCGGACGGCGTGGTCTTCGGCGGTCCGGTCGCCAAGGCCGACGTGGCCGGCACGTACGCGCGCTGGGACGCGCTGGTCCTGATGCTTGTCGGCGGCGCCTACGTCACCTCCGGCAAGGTCTACGAGTACGCGGCGAGCGGGCTGCCGGTGCTGTCCGCCCACGAGGTCGACCACGACGCGGCCCGGGTGCTGGCCGGGCACCCGCTGTGGACCGGGGCGGTGGGGTTGGAGCCGGTCCGGCTGGCGGAGAGTTTCCGCGCGGCCGGGCGGCTGGCGGTCAGCGCCACCGAGGCCGACCGGTCGGCGGCGCGGGCGCACGCCCACCGGTTCACCCGGGGCGCGCAGCTCATGCCCGCCGTCCGCGCGGCGACGGAACTGGCAGCCGTGCCGAACCCGCCGACCGGGACGGTCGCAACCGGAGGTGGACGGTCATGA
- a CDS encoding TetR/AcrR family transcriptional regulator: MTTEKRRAPAGAAVLRGEITSAIRTAVMQELAEVGYGRLSIEAVARRAGVSKTAIYRRWRSKLDLVLDMVSAVAGRNLPLLDTGSLLGDLEILLHVMARALRHRLAAQIIPDLLAEAARNPQIGEKLQAALDDYQQAVGRILIGRAVERGELSADTDRRAAVDLIVGPIYWRMAISRAPLKTAEVPRMATAIVAALRVACVRPARDEVEI, from the coding sequence GTGACGACCGAGAAGAGGCGTGCCCCGGCCGGCGCGGCGGTGCTGCGTGGGGAGATCACCAGCGCCATCCGCACCGCCGTGATGCAGGAGTTGGCCGAGGTCGGATACGGGCGACTGTCGATCGAGGCGGTGGCCCGGCGGGCCGGGGTGAGCAAGACCGCGATCTACCGCCGGTGGCGCTCCAAGCTCGATCTGGTGCTGGACATGGTCTCCGCGGTGGCCGGGCGCAACCTGCCCCTGCTCGACACCGGGAGCCTGCTCGGTGACCTGGAGATCCTGCTGCACGTGATGGCGCGTGCGTTGCGTCACCGACTGGCCGCGCAGATCATTCCGGACCTGCTCGCCGAGGCGGCCCGCAACCCGCAGATCGGGGAGAAGCTCCAGGCCGCCCTGGACGACTACCAGCAGGCCGTGGGCCGGATCCTGATCGGCCGGGCGGTCGAGCGCGGCGAACTCTCGGCGGACACCGACAGGCGTGCGGCGGTCGACCTGATCGTCGGTCCGATCTACTGGCGGATGGCCATCTCCCGGGCCCCGCTGAAGACCGCCGAGGTGCCGCGGATGGCCACCGCGATCGTCGCGGCGCTGCGGGTAGCATGCGTGAGGCCCGCTCGCGACGAGGTGGAGATCTGA
- a CDS encoding DegT/DnrJ/EryC1/StrS family aminotransferase: MVGPHPEFIPPARPIIGEAEIEAAVRVLRSGRVVQGPEVAAFEEEFGDLVAGRHCVAVNSGTSALQLSLMALGFGPGDEIIVPSFSFAASGNAVRLVGAEPVFVDIEPGSFCVDPEAVAAAITPKTVAIMPVHLYGHPAAMDRIMAIAQQHGLAVVEDAAQAHGAELNGTPVGAFGTAGCFSFYPTKNMHSLEGGMITTADAELARTLRLLRNQGMEQRYANEIVGANMRMTDVAAAIGRVQLGQLDGWTEQRRANAKVLDSAITGMVTPPVADGAKHVYHQYTVRVRGDRDAAQARLTELGIGNAVYYPTPIHRLKPYLTEAGTPGPWDLPETERAAAEVLSLPVHPSLSAAELERIADGANLAGGVTR, encoded by the coding sequence ATGGTCGGGCCGCATCCAGAGTTCATTCCCCCAGCACGACCGATCATCGGCGAGGCCGAGATCGAGGCGGCTGTCCGGGTGCTGCGGAGCGGCCGGGTCGTGCAGGGCCCGGAGGTCGCGGCGTTCGAGGAGGAGTTCGGTGACCTGGTCGCCGGCCGGCACTGCGTCGCCGTCAACTCCGGCACCTCGGCGTTGCAGCTCAGCCTGATGGCGCTCGGGTTCGGCCCCGGCGACGAGATCATCGTGCCGTCGTTCTCGTTCGCCGCCAGCGGCAACGCGGTCCGGCTGGTCGGCGCCGAGCCGGTGTTCGTGGACATCGAGCCGGGCAGCTTCTGCGTCGACCCGGAGGCGGTCGCCGCCGCGATCACGCCGAAGACCGTCGCCATCATGCCGGTGCACCTCTACGGCCACCCGGCCGCGATGGACCGGATCATGGCGATCGCGCAGCAGCACGGCCTGGCCGTGGTCGAGGACGCCGCCCAGGCGCACGGCGCCGAGCTGAACGGCACCCCGGTCGGCGCCTTCGGTACCGCCGGCTGCTTCAGCTTCTATCCCACCAAGAACATGCACTCGCTCGAAGGCGGCATGATCACCACCGCCGACGCCGAGCTGGCCCGCACGCTGCGGCTGCTGCGCAACCAGGGCATGGAGCAGCGGTACGCCAACGAGATCGTCGGCGCCAACATGCGGATGACCGACGTGGCCGCCGCCATCGGCCGGGTGCAGCTCGGCCAGCTCGACGGGTGGACCGAGCAGCGCCGGGCCAACGCCAAGGTCCTCGACTCCGCGATCACCGGCATGGTCACCCCGCCGGTCGCCGACGGCGCCAAGCACGTCTACCACCAGTACACGGTGCGGGTGCGGGGCGACCGGGACGCCGCCCAGGCCCGCCTCACCGAGCTGGGCATCGGCAACGCGGTCTACTACCCGACGCCGATCCACCGGCTCAAGCCCTACCTGACCGAGGCCGGCACGCCGGGCCCGTGGGACCTGCCGGAGACCGAGCGGGCCGCCGCCGAGGTGCTCTCGCTGCCGGTGCACCCGTCGCTGAGCGCGGCCGAGCTGGAGCGGATCGCCGACGGCGCGAACCTGGCCGGAGGGGTGACCCGATGA
- the wecB gene encoding UDP-N-acetylglucosamine 2-epimerase (non-hydrolyzing) codes for MKVVSIVGARPQLVKLAPIAAAFAETTHHHVIVHTGQHYDADLSDVFFSGLGIPRPDVHLGIGSGSHGEQTGRILAALDPVFAAQRPDWVLVYGDTNSTLAGAVAAVKLHLPVAHLEAGLRSFNRRMPEEHNRVLTDHAADLLLAPTEEAMGHLRAEGLGSRATLVGDVMVDVCQRVRDRVHADGKPPTGLPEGVDPRSPYLLCTLHRAENTDDPRRLAALVAALAALPVPVALLAHPRLVGRAAEQGLKLEQGAIRVGRPLPYAEMVRAVLGSVGVVTDSGGLQKEAYLLGRPCTTLRAETEWVETLHDDWNRLVADPAALDADTWAETATRRAPTAPQGTPYGDGHAARRVVRVLTGSDSTKE; via the coding sequence GTGAAGGTTGTCAGCATCGTCGGAGCCCGACCGCAGCTGGTGAAACTGGCGCCGATCGCCGCCGCCTTCGCCGAGACCACGCACCACCACGTCATCGTGCACACCGGGCAGCACTACGACGCCGACCTCTCCGACGTGTTCTTCTCCGGCCTCGGCATCCCCCGGCCCGACGTGCACCTCGGCATCGGCTCGGGCAGCCACGGCGAGCAGACCGGCCGGATCCTCGCCGCGCTGGACCCGGTCTTCGCCGCCCAACGGCCCGACTGGGTGCTGGTCTACGGCGACACCAACTCCACCCTGGCGGGCGCCGTCGCCGCGGTGAAGCTGCACCTGCCGGTGGCACACCTGGAAGCCGGCCTGCGCTCGTTCAACCGGCGGATGCCCGAGGAGCACAACCGCGTCCTCACCGACCACGCCGCGGATCTCCTGCTCGCCCCCACCGAGGAGGCCATGGGCCACCTGCGCGCCGAGGGGCTGGGGTCGCGGGCGACGCTCGTCGGCGACGTGATGGTCGACGTCTGCCAGCGCGTACGCGACCGGGTGCACGCCGACGGCAAGCCCCCCACCGGGCTGCCCGAGGGCGTCGACCCCCGCTCCCCGTACCTGCTCTGCACCCTGCACCGGGCGGAGAACACCGACGACCCGCGCCGGCTGGCCGCGCTCGTCGCGGCGCTCGCCGCCCTGCCCGTCCCGGTGGCGCTGCTGGCCCACCCCCGGCTGGTCGGGCGCGCCGCCGAACAGGGCCTGAAGCTGGAGCAGGGCGCGATCCGGGTGGGCCGGCCGCTGCCGTACGCCGAGATGGTGCGCGCGGTGCTCGGCTCCGTCGGGGTCGTCACCGACTCCGGTGGCCTGCAGAAGGAGGCGTACCTGCTCGGCCGGCCGTGCACGACGCTGCGCGCCGAGACCGAGTGGGTGGAGACGCTGCACGACGACTGGAACCGGCTGGTGGCCGACCCGGCGGCGCTGGACGCCGACACCTGGGCGGAGACGGCCACCCGCCGCGCCCCGACCGCGCCGCAGGGCACGCCGTACGGCGACGGCCACGCCGCCCGGCGGGTGGTGCGTGTCCTGACCGGCTCCGATTCGACGAAAGAGTAG
- a CDS encoding Gfo/Idh/MocA family oxidoreductase, producing MSGKLRAGLIGLGAMGRNHARVLSSLDGVELVGVVDPVGDTTGTLRAPVVPEVSDLLALGVDYAVVACPTALHEPIGLELAANGVSALIEKPLAQSVEAATKLVEAFEAAGLVAGVGHIERYNPALQSLRTRLEAGELGEVFQVVTRRQGPFPHRIADVGVVMDLATHDIDLTAWVTGREYTSVAARTVSRSGRLHEDMVAVVGQLSDGTMVNHLVNWLSPLKERSTVVTGDKGCFVADTLTADLTFYANAAIDTEWEALRAFRGVAEGDMVRYAIPKREPLLVEHERFRDAVEGKQSDIVTLRQGLRTVQVAAGLLESAADGKVVSVTPAQGAARQSAGSAA from the coding sequence ATGAGCGGGAAGCTGCGGGCCGGGCTCATCGGCCTCGGCGCCATGGGACGCAACCACGCCCGGGTGCTGTCCAGCCTGGACGGTGTCGAGCTGGTCGGCGTGGTCGACCCGGTCGGCGACACGACCGGCACGCTGCGCGCGCCGGTCGTGCCCGAGGTGAGCGACCTGCTCGCCCTGGGTGTCGACTACGCGGTGGTGGCCTGCCCGACCGCGCTGCACGAGCCGATCGGCCTGGAGTTGGCCGCCAACGGTGTCAGCGCGTTGATCGAGAAGCCGCTGGCCCAGTCGGTCGAGGCGGCCACCAAACTGGTCGAGGCGTTCGAGGCCGCCGGCCTGGTCGCCGGCGTCGGCCACATCGAGCGCTACAACCCGGCGTTGCAGAGCCTGCGTACCCGCCTGGAGGCGGGCGAGCTGGGCGAGGTGTTCCAGGTCGTCACCCGCCGCCAGGGCCCGTTCCCGCACCGGATCGCCGACGTCGGCGTGGTGATGGACCTGGCCACCCACGACATCGACCTGACCGCCTGGGTCACCGGCCGGGAATACACCTCGGTGGCCGCCCGCACGGTCTCCCGCAGCGGCCGGCTGCACGAGGACATGGTCGCGGTGGTCGGGCAGCTCTCCGACGGGACGATGGTCAACCACCTGGTCAACTGGCTGAGCCCGCTCAAGGAACGGTCCACGGTGGTCACCGGCGACAAGGGCTGCTTCGTGGCCGACACGCTCACCGCCGACCTCACCTTCTACGCCAACGCCGCCATCGACACCGAGTGGGAGGCGCTGCGCGCCTTCCGTGGCGTGGCCGAGGGCGACATGGTGCGCTACGCCATCCCGAAGCGGGAGCCGCTGCTGGTCGAGCACGAGCGGTTCCGGGACGCGGTGGAGGGCAAGCAGAGCGACATCGTGACGCTGCGGCAGGGCCTGCGTACCGTGCAGGTCGCCGCCGGGCTGCTGGAGTCCGCCGCGGACGGCAAGGTCGTCTCGGTCACGCCGGCCCAGGGCGCGGCCCGGCAGTCTGCCGGCAGCGCCGCCTGA
- a CDS encoding glycosyltransferase, whose product MIEMLIIAGAAPRQEAVLSEALGRFRAQGVRVRLVCGFPLELTSLDTSSAEVYALPKAEEDARLKRLVAGVEPSRALWLVARRDRTVRGWARSADILVSLDSLSVHTVWELAQRNLRADACQGLGPAGRAAQARLDGTARRRSAMAAATSARAGIVVRDTRQSAAVVAKRSLRATMAPAVMRSATGARFWRTVVSAPALPDRVRGGLAYQVHLRLLTVDRADQAVEVSAAAVRRMHDRRARVDLLTREAKKELGMGLVPVGLREAVTAQLALADELLGKKSAHKAGQAVHQALRLLHHRVPQLEQAGSPMVADADGYLKPLLDSAAGQALLRQHGRATPAASTPSGRPLRLLVLARDASRDHYLDQIRQRYELAPDTELRYVRLDDDPVSERFAQERGALIEHRLGGDQATPFSKRVQAWLQPHLDWADTALVDSCAAAALVTLNDPGDTRVVVRLHNFDVTGIWAQLVDMSRVDDLVFVSDHLRDLAHAALPQLRSGRGPTEHVLAPGLDLRAHALPKPPEARFTLAVVGADTAAKDARWAVAVLRLLRAEDRRYRLLLVGDGPDSVTGTVNKRHQAELVHDLAELGSAVTYLDEVTDVPQVLTGVGVILSSSTREAFHCALVEGAASGAVPVVRDWPFLADLPHGPRTLFPADWVAETPDDAAKRILTATSSDETWRSEGAAAADHALSTWDWAVVHRGYDELFGLTGRQG is encoded by the coding sequence ATGATCGAGATGCTGATCATCGCAGGCGCGGCGCCACGCCAGGAGGCCGTGCTGTCCGAGGCGCTCGGGCGGTTCCGGGCGCAGGGCGTCCGGGTCCGTCTGGTCTGCGGGTTCCCGCTGGAGCTGACGTCGCTCGACACGTCGTCCGCCGAGGTGTACGCCCTGCCCAAGGCCGAGGAGGATGCCCGGCTGAAGCGCCTCGTCGCCGGCGTGGAGCCCAGCCGGGCGCTCTGGCTGGTGGCCCGGCGGGACCGGACGGTCCGGGGGTGGGCGCGCAGCGCCGACATCCTGGTCTCCCTCGACTCGCTGTCCGTGCACACGGTGTGGGAGCTGGCGCAGCGCAACCTGCGGGCCGACGCCTGCCAGGGGTTGGGGCCGGCGGGTCGCGCGGCGCAGGCCCGGCTGGACGGCACGGCCCGGCGCCGGAGCGCGATGGCCGCCGCGACGTCCGCCCGGGCCGGCATCGTGGTGCGGGACACCCGGCAGAGCGCGGCAGTCGTGGCCAAGCGGTCGCTGCGGGCGACGATGGCGCCGGCGGTCATGCGCAGCGCCACCGGCGCCCGGTTCTGGCGTACGGTCGTCTCCGCGCCCGCCCTTCCGGACCGGGTCCGCGGCGGGCTGGCCTACCAGGTCCACCTGCGACTGCTGACGGTGGACCGGGCGGACCAGGCGGTCGAGGTGTCGGCCGCGGCGGTGCGCCGGATGCACGACCGCCGGGCCCGGGTGGACCTGCTGACCCGGGAGGCCAAGAAGGAACTCGGCATGGGTCTCGTCCCGGTGGGCCTGCGGGAGGCGGTGACCGCACAGCTCGCGCTGGCCGACGAGCTGCTCGGCAAGAAGAGCGCGCACAAGGCGGGCCAGGCGGTGCATCAGGCGCTCCGGCTGCTCCACCACCGGGTGCCGCAGCTCGAGCAGGCCGGGTCGCCGATGGTCGCCGACGCCGACGGCTACCTGAAGCCGCTGCTGGACAGCGCCGCCGGTCAGGCCCTGCTGCGACAGCACGGCCGGGCGACGCCGGCCGCGTCCACGCCGAGCGGGCGGCCGTTGCGACTGCTCGTGCTCGCCCGGGACGCGAGCCGGGACCACTACCTCGACCAGATCCGCCAGCGGTACGAGCTGGCGCCGGACACCGAGCTGCGCTACGTGCGGCTCGACGACGACCCGGTCAGCGAGCGGTTCGCCCAGGAGCGGGGCGCGCTCATCGAACACCGGCTCGGCGGTGACCAGGCCACGCCGTTCAGCAAGCGGGTGCAGGCGTGGCTCCAGCCGCACCTGGACTGGGCGGACACCGCGCTCGTCGACTCGTGCGCCGCCGCCGCCCTGGTGACCCTGAACGATCCGGGCGACACCCGGGTGGTCGTCCGGCTGCACAACTTCGACGTGACGGGCATCTGGGCGCAGCTCGTCGACATGTCCCGGGTGGACGACCTGGTCTTCGTCTCGGACCACCTCCGGGACCTGGCGCACGCGGCGCTGCCGCAGCTACGGTCCGGTCGGGGGCCGACGGAGCACGTGCTCGCCCCCGGGTTGGACCTGCGGGCGCACGCGCTTCCGAAGCCGCCCGAGGCGCGTTTCACGCTCGCCGTGGTGGGCGCGGACACCGCCGCGAAGGATGCGCGCTGGGCCGTCGCCGTGCTGCGTCTGCTCCGCGCCGAGGACCGGCGTTACCGGCTCCTGCTGGTGGGCGACGGCCCGGACTCGGTGACCGGCACGGTGAACAAGCGGCACCAGGCGGAGCTGGTGCACGACCTCGCGGAGCTCGGGTCCGCGGTCACCTACCTGGACGAGGTGACCGACGTGCCCCAGGTGCTGACCGGGGTCGGGGTGATCCTCAGCAGTTCCACCCGGGAGGCGTTCCACTGCGCGCTCGTGGAGGGCGCGGCCAGCGGCGCGGTGCCGGTCGTCCGGGACTGGCCCTTCCTCGCCGACCTGCCGCACGGCCCCCGCACGCTCTTCCCGGCGGACTGGGTGGCCGAGACGCCGGACGACGCGGCGAAGCGGATCCTGACCGCCACGTCGAGCGACGAGACGTGGCGCTCCGAGGGCGCGGCGGCGGCCGACCACGCGCTGTCGACCTGGGACTGGGCCGTGGTGCATCGCGGCTACGACGAGCTGTTCGGGCTCACCGGCCGACAGGGCTGA
- a CDS encoding ABC transporter permease, producing MADTAVADPESGLSRAQLARRYGLRVAGERPPLAEYARRLWAYRHFITAYSRAKVASSLSNTQLGQLWQVLTPLTNAAVYYLIFGLILAQHRNVPNFIAYLCTGVFIFIFTQTAASNGTNAINGNLGMIRALQFPRAALPITVTLVQLQQLLMSMVVLAAIVLLTGEPITWRWVLLAPTLLLQTIFNIGLTMVTARLGSKATDLKQIMPFVMRTWLYASGVLYPVALIREHLPGWAANILEWNPPLVFIELARYALLDSHQPNLVSSPLKLWSLGLFWAVVMGVGGFVYFWRGEKEYGRG from the coding sequence ATGGCCGACACCGCGGTGGCCGACCCCGAATCCGGACTGAGCCGGGCCCAGCTGGCCCGCCGGTACGGGCTTCGGGTGGCCGGGGAACGACCGCCCCTGGCCGAGTACGCCCGCCGGTTGTGGGCGTACCGGCACTTCATCACCGCGTACTCGCGGGCGAAGGTCGCGTCCTCGCTGAGCAACACCCAGCTCGGCCAGCTCTGGCAGGTGCTGACCCCGCTCACCAACGCGGCGGTCTACTACCTGATCTTCGGCCTGATCCTGGCCCAGCACCGGAACGTGCCGAACTTCATCGCGTACCTCTGCACCGGTGTGTTCATCTTCATCTTCACCCAGACCGCGGCGTCCAACGGCACCAACGCGATCAACGGCAACCTGGGCATGATCCGGGCGCTCCAGTTCCCCCGCGCCGCGCTGCCGATCACGGTCACCCTGGTGCAGCTCCAGCAACTGCTGATGTCGATGGTGGTGCTCGCCGCCATCGTGCTGCTCACCGGCGAGCCGATCACCTGGCGCTGGGTGCTGCTCGCCCCGACGCTGCTGCTCCAGACGATCTTCAACATCGGACTGACCATGGTCACGGCCCGGCTCGGTTCCAAGGCCACCGACCTCAAACAGATCATGCCGTTCGTGATGCGCACCTGGCTGTACGCCTCCGGCGTGCTCTACCCGGTGGCGCTCATCCGCGAGCACCTGCCCGGATGGGCGGCGAACATCCTGGAGTGGAACCCACCACTCGTCTTCATCGAGCTGGCCCGCTACGCGCTGCTCGACTCGCACCAGCCCAACCTGGTGAGCTCACCGCTGAAGCTGTGGTCGCTCGGCCTGTTCTGGGCCGTCGTGATGGGTGTCGGCGGGTTCGTCTACTTCTGGCGCGGAGAGAAGGAGTACGGCCGTGGCTGA